From one Maniola jurtina chromosome 5, ilManJurt1.1, whole genome shotgun sequence genomic stretch:
- the LOC123865339 gene encoding uncharacterized protein LOC123865339 isoform X1: protein MDDKENSEAIEEKSSQEENILGKKSINNAIIQTQNVAGPSRVLNLPGAIPHSPRNNLRTGLSKSEHSIRQIITSQDVADALRLTSISFGKADQTKHVEMKELKIPILENFQNKEDGSITYNELKKFMASCFKLNKTVPNTVNEASNVNIRAVISTITNDLVQNVPHASLITNERAANEVTLTKNSPKQSKTIEERNKNKTLSNATERSDLEVVQRDSLSSIGSNVCRICMTRGKERLISPCNCKGSLANVHLSCLQRWLNQVGRNHCELCGFSYPAIRTPRYTVLQALRLWFCNPRNRSHLQSDCLIFWLLSTVTAGLLAVCIVGTQYFVIEGNNFGKLDAARKSEGISHRITETAMDFFMAIVLCGYSVTVYFLWKDHYVMWNRWRRANVNVQLLLTPDTNPVPFVPRSRYNVV, encoded by the exons ATGGATGATAAAGAAAATTCAGAAGCAATAGAAGAAAAATCATCGCAAGAAGAAAATATACTCGGTAAGAAATCGATTAACAATGCAATTATACAAACGCAAAATGTTGCCGGTCCTTCTAGAGTTTTAAATTTACCAGGAGCAATCCCACATAGTCCTAGGAATAACCTAAGAACTGGACTTTCGAAGTCCGAGCATAGCATCAGACAAATTATTACAAGCCAAGATGTTGCTGATGCTCTCAGACTTACCTCAATAAGCTTTGGTAAAGCAGACCAAACAAAACATGTAGAGATGAAAGAACTGAAAATACCGATACTAGAAAATTTCCAAAATAAAGAAGATGGTTCTATTACATACAATGAACTTAAGAAGTTCATGGCCTCCTGTTTCAAACTGAATAAAACTGTGCCGAATACAGTAAACGAAGCATCAAATGTGAATATTCGTGCTGTTATCAGTACAATAACCAATGATTTAGTACAGAATGTTCCGCATGCAAGTCTTATAACTAATGAAAGAGCTGCGAATGAAGTTACACTTACAAAAAATTCTCCTAAACAATCCAAAACTATTGAAGAaaggaacaaaaataaaacattaagtaATGCGACGGAAAGGTCAGACTTAGAAGTAGTACAACGCGATTCTCTTTCAAGCATCGGCTCTAATGTGTGCAGGATTTGCATGACAAGAGGAAAAGAAAG ATTAATATCGCCTTGCAATTGCAAGGGGTCGCTGGCAAACGTCCACCTCTCGTGTTTGcaaaggtggcttaatcaagTGGGCAGAAACCACTGTGAGCTGTGCGGTTTCAG CTACCCGGCGATCCGCACGCCTCGCTACACCGTGCTACAGGCGCTGCGGCTGTGGTTCTGCAATCCGCGGAATAGGAGTCATCTACAG TCCGATTGCCTGATTTTTTGGCTGCTGTCGACGGTAACCGCCGGGCTTCTGGCGGTATGCATCGTTGGCACACAATACTTTGTGATTGAGGGTAACAATTTTGGTAAGCTCGATGCAGCTAGAAAAAGTGAAG GAATATCGCACCGAATCACCGAAACTGCAATGGACTTCTTCATGGCTATAGTGTTATGTGGCTACTCTGTCACCGTGTACTTCTTGTGGAAGGACCACTACGTGATGTGGAACCGCTGGCGCCGCGCCAACGTCAACGTGCAGCTGCTGCTCACCCCGGACACGAACCCTGTGCCTTTTGTACCGAGATCTAGATATAACGTCGTTTGA
- the LOC123865339 gene encoding uncharacterized protein LOC123865339 isoform X2 codes for MDDKENSEAIEEKSSQEENILGKKSINNAIIQTQNVAGPSRVLNLPGAIPHSPRNNLRTGLSKSEHSIRQIITSQDVADALRLTSISFGKADQTKHVEMKELKIPILENFQNKEDGSITYNELKKFMASCFKLNKTVPNTVNEASNVNIRAVISTITNDLVQNVPHASLITNERAANEVTLTKNSPKQSKTIEERNKNKTLSNATERSDLEVVQRDSLSSIGSNVCRICMTRGKERLISPCNCKGSLANVHLSCLQRWLNQVGRNHCELCGFSYPAIRTPRYTVLQALRLWFCNPRNRSHLQSDCLIFWLLSTVTAGLLAVCIVGTQYFVIEGNNFGISHRITETAMDFFMAIVLCGYSVTVYFLWKDHYVMWNRWRRANVNVQLLLTPDTNPVPFVPRSRYNVV; via the exons ATGGATGATAAAGAAAATTCAGAAGCAATAGAAGAAAAATCATCGCAAGAAGAAAATATACTCGGTAAGAAATCGATTAACAATGCAATTATACAAACGCAAAATGTTGCCGGTCCTTCTAGAGTTTTAAATTTACCAGGAGCAATCCCACATAGTCCTAGGAATAACCTAAGAACTGGACTTTCGAAGTCCGAGCATAGCATCAGACAAATTATTACAAGCCAAGATGTTGCTGATGCTCTCAGACTTACCTCAATAAGCTTTGGTAAAGCAGACCAAACAAAACATGTAGAGATGAAAGAACTGAAAATACCGATACTAGAAAATTTCCAAAATAAAGAAGATGGTTCTATTACATACAATGAACTTAAGAAGTTCATGGCCTCCTGTTTCAAACTGAATAAAACTGTGCCGAATACAGTAAACGAAGCATCAAATGTGAATATTCGTGCTGTTATCAGTACAATAACCAATGATTTAGTACAGAATGTTCCGCATGCAAGTCTTATAACTAATGAAAGAGCTGCGAATGAAGTTACACTTACAAAAAATTCTCCTAAACAATCCAAAACTATTGAAGAaaggaacaaaaataaaacattaagtaATGCGACGGAAAGGTCAGACTTAGAAGTAGTACAACGCGATTCTCTTTCAAGCATCGGCTCTAATGTGTGCAGGATTTGCATGACAAGAGGAAAAGAAAG ATTAATATCGCCTTGCAATTGCAAGGGGTCGCTGGCAAACGTCCACCTCTCGTGTTTGcaaaggtggcttaatcaagTGGGCAGAAACCACTGTGAGCTGTGCGGTTTCAG CTACCCGGCGATCCGCACGCCTCGCTACACCGTGCTACAGGCGCTGCGGCTGTGGTTCTGCAATCCGCGGAATAGGAGTCATCTACAG TCCGATTGCCTGATTTTTTGGCTGCTGTCGACGGTAACCGCCGGGCTTCTGGCGGTATGCATCGTTGGCACACAATACTTTGTGATTGAGGGTAACAATTTTG GAATATCGCACCGAATCACCGAAACTGCAATGGACTTCTTCATGGCTATAGTGTTATGTGGCTACTCTGTCACCGTGTACTTCTTGTGGAAGGACCACTACGTGATGTGGAACCGCTGGCGCCGCGCCAACGTCAACGTGCAGCTGCTGCTCACCCCGGACACGAACCCTGTGCCTTTTGTACCGAGATCTAGATATAACGTCGTTTGA
- the LOC123865770 gene encoding nuclear pore glycoprotein p62-like yields the protein MSFQLGQATTTAGSAFGTNTASGSLFGGGDASKSFQAGATDSKTNLFSGQATSAFGGFNFGAKTTASTGLFSSAPATTSGSPAFGSSKPLAFGAFNAPPVQTVGSPGFGQPAKPANATEQPPAFGASPQAAPAFGSPATQATSLFGSPSGPSFAFGKTGGGFSTPASGFSAPQPSTATTSSAPQTTQAFGLSTTTTQASAAPSFGQGFGAKTFSFGSASAAATSAAPAFGTSTASPGFGFGQTQPTPQQQQQQQQSQQQQQSQQQLQQQQQQPQQQTGLNLSQGQSAFAFGSQSSSGFGSSQPLSFGSTPQGFGTTQPPTFGSTQVQPPSFGSTQPQTSQATFGTTPAFGTTQTTQGLTTQITQATQLSFGSTPPTQTFGTTTGAQFGASTAQNLGATSTPPAFGTATQSLGATSAPPAFGTATQNLGVTSSTQGFGVTSSTPAFGAATTQGLGTTSTTPAFATPQTSISFGAKPQTSQPLSFGTTPSSFATTTQPASTLSFGTTQSQPVSFGTTAQTTQAATLSFGSAQTSQATSSTTAAGFGFGTSTASTTSSGLGFGTGLSFAKPTTAATSGTTSSTAPSGITALGKSTATTMPTLSTITTTTTAAAPPAAISSITFAQLEESINKWTLELEEQERTFINQATQINAWDRLLVANGEKILELNDAVETVKNEQTGLEHELDFVLAQQKELEALLVPLEKQLQEDPGDRMRDPEREHMYSLAETLDTQLRQMSEDLKEVIEHLNETNRSQDSNDPIVQIGRILNAHMSSMQWIDNSIAQISTKLDTLKATHDTLRRDNERSFQLTYN from the exons atgaGTTTCCAACTCGGACAAGCTACAACAACTGCCGGCAGTGCATTTGGCACAAATACTGCATCAG GGTCACTGTTTGGGGGTGGAGATGCTTCAAAATCTTTTCAAGCTGGAGCCACAG ACAGCAAAACAAATCTGTTTAGCGGGCAAGCAACCTCAGCATTTGGAGGTTTTAATTTTGGAGCAAAAACAACAGCATCAACTGGTCTAT TTTCTTCAGCACCTGCTACTACTAGTGGTAGCCCAGCATTTGGGTCAAGCAAGCCACTAGCATTTGGTGCATTCAACGCTCCGCCCGTACAAACAGTTGGAAGCCCAGGATTTGGGCAGCCTGCAAAACCG GCAAATGCAACAGAGCAACCGCCAGCTTTTGGTGCGAGCCCACAAGCAGCACCTGCCTTTGGCTCCCCTGCTACACAAG CAACATCTTTGTTTGGTTCTCCATCTGGACCTAGCTTCGCATTCGGCAAAACTGGTGGTGGTTTCTCCACACCAGCGTCCGGTTTTTCAGCGCCACAACCCTCTACA GCAACAACATCGTCAGCCCCGCAAACAACACAAGCTTTTGGTCTAAGCACAACAACCACACAAGCCTCAGCAGCACCTAGCTTCGGGCAAGGCTTCGGTGCTAAGACCTTTAGCTTCGGATCGGCTTCTGCCGCTGCTACCAGTGCAG CACCAGCTTTTGGCACATCAACAGCATCTCCAGGATTTGGGTTTGGTCAAACACAGCCTACtccacaacaacaacaacaacaacaacaatcgCAACAACAACAACAGTCGCAACAACAACTACAACAACAACAGCAGCAGCCACAACAACAAACTGGCTTAAACCTGTCCCAGGGACAGTCTGCATTTGCTTTTGGAAGTCAATCTTCATCTGGATTTGGAAGCAGCCAGCCTCTTAGTTTCGGATCTACTCCGCAAGGTTTCGGAACAACTCAACCACCCACTTTTGGATCAACTCAAGTCCAACCACCTTCTTTCGGATCAACCCAACCACAAACATCCCAAGCGACTTTTGGAACAACCCCAGCTTTTGGCACAACTCAAACCACCCAAGGACTCACAACTCAAATTACTCAAGCAACTCAACTATCGTTTGGCTCAACTCCACCAACTCAAACATTTGGAACAACTACAGGAGCTCAATTTGGGGCATCTACAGCTCAAAATCTCGGCGCGACTTCAACACCGCCTGCTTTTGGGACAGCAACTCAAAGTCTTGGTGCGACATCAGCACCACCAGCGTTTGGCACCGCAACTCAAAATCTTGGAGTAACTTCGTCAACTCAAGGTTTTGGAGTAACTTCATCAACTCCAGCGTTCGGAGCGGCAACAACTCAAGGTCTAGGGACAACTTCAACAACTCCAGCTTTCGCCACACCGCAGACTAGTATAAGTTTCGGCGCAAAACCTCAGACAAGTCAACCGTTGAGTTTTGGGACAACCCCATCTTCGTTTGCAACAACAACTCAACCAGCCTCAACTTTGTCATTTGGCACAACTCAATCTCAACCAGTATCATTTGGGACTACGGCTCAAACTACTCAGGCGGCGACGCTAAGCTTCGGCTCAGCTCAGACTAGTCAAGCGACTAGTTCGACAACTGCAGCTGGATTTGGATTTGGGACGTCGACGGCTAGTACTACATCAAGTGGACTCGGTTTCGGAACTGGACTATCTTTCGCGAAACCGACTACGGCCGCTACGTCAGGAACTA CATCCTCCACAGCGCCCTCGGGTATAACAGCGTTGGGAAAGTCCACTGCCACTACTATGCCCACACTTAGCACCATCACCAC tacaaCTACAGCGGCGGCGCCCCCTGCAgcaatttcatcaataacattcgctcaactggAGGAAAGCATCAACAAGTGGACGCTGGAGCTTGAGGAGCAAGAGAGGACCTTCATCAACCAGGCCACGCAGATCAACGCGTGGGACAGACTCCTAGTGGCCAATGGAGAGAAG ATTCTAGAACTGAACGACGCAGTGGAAACAGTGAAGAACGAACAAACTGGGTTGGAGCATGAGCTAGACTTTGTATTAGCTCAACAAAAGGAGCTGGAGGCATTGCTGGTGCCGCTGGAAAAGCAGCTGCAAGAAGACCCTGGAGACAGGATGAGAGACCCAGAGAGGGAACACAT gTATTCACTAGCAGAGACTTTAGACACACAACTACGTCAAATGTCCGAAGACCTGAAAGAAGTTATTGAACATCTCAATGAAACTAATAGAAGTCAAGATAGCAATGATCCA ATCGTGCAAATCGGGCGTATACTAAACGCTCACATGTCCTCGATGCAGTGGATAGACAACTCCATAGCGCAGATCTCCACTAAACTGGACACGCTCAAGGCCACGCACGACACGCTGCGGCGCGACAACGAGAGATCGTTCCAGCTCACTTACAATTAG
- the LOC123865771 gene encoding checkpoint protein HUS1: MKFRGVMIDAGPMREFTNIVTTISKLSKECVLRLSDDKLYFIVSEENSGPAPPVLWCEIPQAIFFSEYQMIGIDEEHKDIYLGITSANLAKSLVTLKSAKTLKMKLTKKQCPCLTLEIDMPSVTSQQTRQVIHDIPVVVVPRKLWTEFHEPRVQTPDLSIELPTLKQLRTTIDRMRTMAQEVVIQASAEGWLTLQIKTDIVKVCTWFKDLRVEAFEGPIDDSDSESESRINEDMSKVCHCRVDAKKFSMFLSADQISHNRTICSIVHKKLVILCLHTQEDVKLQCFITGIVY; this comes from the exons ATGAAGTTTCGTGGTGTGATGATAGATGCAGGCCCGATGAGAGAATTCACAA ATATTGTGACAACAATATCAAAGTTGTCAAAGGAGTGTGTGTTACGATTGTCTGATGACAAGCTGTACTTCATAGTTAGCGAAGAAAACAGTGGTCCAGCACCGCCTGTGTTATGGTGTGAGATACCACAAGCTATATTCTTCTCTGAGTATCAAATGATTGGTATTGATGAAGAGCATAAGGATATTTATTTAGGCATCACATCAG CAAATCTAGCAAAATCTTTAGTAACACTGAAATCAGCGAAGACGTTGAAGATGAAATTAACAAAGAAGCAGTGTCCATGTTTAACATTAGAAATTGATATG CCCTCAGTAACCTCTCAGCAAACAAGACAGGTGATACATGACATCCCTGTAGTAGTGGTGCCCAGGAAGTTGTGGACTGAGTTTCATGAGCCTAGGGTACAAACACCCGAT cTCTCAATAGAACTGCCGACCCTCAAGCAGCTGCGTACAACAATAGACCGAATGCGAACCATGGCACAAGAAGTGGTGATCCAAGCTTCAGCAGAAGGCTGGCTCACTTTGCAGATCAAGACAGACATTGTCAAAGTTTGCACGTGGTTCAAGGATTTGAGAGTTgaagcttttgaag GACCAATTGACGATTCAGACTCCGAAAGCGAAAGCCGAATAAACGAAGACATGTCCAAAGTATGCCACTGTAGAGTTGACGCGAAGAAGTTTTCAATGTTCTTGAGTGCGGACCAGATCTCACATAACAGGACCATTTGCAGCATAGTGCATAAAAAGCTAGTGATATTGTGCTTACACACACAGGAAGATGTGAAGTTACAGTGCTTTATTACAGGGATTGTGTACTAA